Within the candidate division WOR-3 bacterium genome, the region ATCTATTTAAGGAGTTAAAAAATGACCCAGATGTCAATCGACGGATATATGCATTTATATATATGGGGAAGGTATCTTGTGCATTGAGGGCATTCAAAAGTGCTCAGGAATATTATGATAAGGCTCTGAATATAATCGTAAAATTACAAGATAATTCGTTCACCGCTGAAATATATTACTTGCTTGGTTTATGCTATAAAAGTCAGAACAAATATCCAGAGGCGTTACAATTCTTTTTAAAGGCTAATGAGATATTTATGAAACTTGGCGATCTTTTACATCTGGACAAGATTGAAAATGAGATTGCGACGGTAGATATTTCTAAATAGAATCTATCGGTAACTCTTTTATCAAGTTACCCTTATGGAAAAATTGTAAGATGTTTTTAAATTGGTTAACTTCACTCGCATTAAGATTTAATGCAAGAAGTCTTATCCTTGCAATTGTAAATAAATTTTCAACAGTCTGTGGATATTTACCAAAACGGTCAATGAATTCTTCTTTTATGGTTTTCAATTCATATTCGGATTGAACTTCCATTAGCCTTTTATAAATTGCAGTCCTTTCATAAGCACTCGGAATATAATCTGCAGGAATATAGCCGGGAATTCTCAAATTCAATACGGGTTCAAAAGAAAGTTCTCTGCCTTTTAATTCCTGTAT harbors:
- a CDS encoding tetratricopeptide repeat protein, encoding LFKELKNDPDVNRRIYAFIYMGKVSCALRAFKSAQEYYDKALNIIVKLQDNSFTAEIYYLLGLCYKSQNKYPEALQFFLKANEIFMKLGDLLHLDKIENEIATVDISK